A single genomic interval of Spinacia oleracea cultivar Varoflay chromosome 6, BTI_SOV_V1, whole genome shotgun sequence harbors:
- the LOC110792250 gene encoding protein NRT1/ PTR FAMILY 7.3, translating to MTIGGVTKKRTLKKEQDEVYTMDGSVDYSGHPASRQETGRWFASNIILVNQGLATLAFFGVGVNLVLFLTRVLGENNADAANAVSKWTGTVYIFSLVGAFLSDAYWGRFKTCAIFQIIFVVGLASVSLCTYLFLLTPKGCGDRLTSCGKHTSMEMGLFYFSIYLVALGYGGYQPNIATFGADQFDEEYQKESHSKVAFFSYFYLAMNLGSLFSNTILGYFEDEGMWALGFWASAASAFMALVMFLVRTPKYRHFKATGNPLSRLSQVLIAAIRKWRTEMPEGERLYEAEEKECSTDGNRKLLHSEGFKFLDKAAYINSGDFYNQEQGLRNPWRLCPITQVEEVKCILRLLPIWLCTIIYSVVFTQMASLFVEQGAAMKTTIANFRIPAASMSSFDILSVVVFVFFYRRVLDPLMSRLRKRESGGLTELHRMGIGLIIAVLAMISAGIVECYRLKYAIKDCPHCKAPNPSTLSIFWQIPQYVFIGASEVFMYVGQLEFFNAQAPDGLKSFGSALCMTSISLGNYVSSLIVSIVMKISTEDHMPGWIPGNLNKGHLDRFYFLLAALTTVDFVVYILCARSYKRIKMEGKFGEEHTQISYDV from the exons ATGACTATTGGTGGTGTAACTAAGAAG AGAACACTGAAGAAAGAACAAGATGAGGTCTACACAATGGATGGATCAGTGGACTATAGTGGCCATCCTGCCAGCCGCCAAGAAACCGGGAGATGGTTTGCGAGCAATATTATCCTTG TAAATCAAGGATTGGCTACCTTGGCTTTTTTCGGAGTTGGGGTGAACTTGGTTCTGTTCTTGACAAGAGTGCTGGGTGAAAACAATGCTGATGCTGCAAATGCTGTCAGTAAATGGACTGGAACTGTCTACATCTTCTCCCTTGTTGGTGCCTTCCTTAGTGATGCATACTGGGGAAGATTCAAAACCTGTGCAATCTTTCAGATAATATTTGTTGTG GGTTTGGCTTCAGTTTCTTTATGCACATATCTCTTCCTCCTAACACCAAAAGGTTGTGGAGATAGATTGACTTCATGTGGGAAACACACAAGCATGGAGATGGGCTTATTTTACTTCTCTATCTACCTTGTAGCCTTGGGATATGGAGGTTATCAACCGAACATAGCAACGTTCGGTGCTGACCAGTTTGATGAAGAGTATCAAAAGGAGTCACACTCAAAGGTGGCTTTTTTCAGCTACTTCTACCTAGCAATGAACCTTGGATCACTCTTTTCAAACACTATACTGGGATACTTTGAAGATGAAGGGATGTGGGCTCTAGGATTCTGGGCATCAGCCGCCTCTGCGTTTATGGCGCTCGTTATGTTTCTTGTTAGAACACCAAAATACAGGCATTTCAAGGCAACAGGGAACCCCCTTTCTAGATTAAGCCAAGTTCTTATTGCTGCAATCAGGAAATGGAGGACTGAAATGCCTGAAGGTGAGAGACTATATGAAGCAGAAGAAAAAGAGTGTTCTACAGATGGAAACAGAAAGTTACTCCATAGTGAAGGTTTCAA ATTCTTAGACAAAGCAGCATATATCAATTCAGGGGATTTCTACAACCAGGAGCAAGGACTTCGTAACCCGTGGCGTCTTTGTCCCATAACACAGGTTGAAGAAGTGAAGTGCATATTAAGACTACTCCCCATATGGCTATGCACCATAATCTACTCAGTAGTGTTCACTCAAATGGCATCGCTCTTCGTCGAACAAGGTGCTGCCATGAAAACTACAATCGCAAACTTCAGAATCCCAGCTGCAAGCATGTCCAGTTTCGACATTCTCAGTGTTGTAGTTTTCGTGTTCTTCTACAGAAGAGTTCTTGATCCACTTATGAGCAGACTAAGGAAGAGGGAATCTGGTGGGCTAACTGAGCTACACAGGATGGGTATTGGTCTAATCATAGCAGTATTAGCCATGATTTCGGCCGGAATTGTGGAGTGTTACAGACTCAAATACGCGATAAAAGATTGCCCTCATTGCAAGGCACCTAACCCTAGTACACTAAGCATTTTCTGGCAAATTCCTCAGTATGTGTTTATAGGAGCATCTGAAGTTTTCATGTACGTTGGTCAACTGGAGTTTTTCAATGCACAAGCACCTGACGGGCTAAAGAGTTTCGGGAGTGCTCTTTGTATGACGTCAATCTCACTGGGAAACTACGTCAGCAGTTTGATCGTGTCGATAGTTATGAAAATATCGACGGAGGATCATATGCCGGGGTGGATACCGGGAAATCTAAACAAGGGTCATTTAGACAGGTTTTACTTCCTATTGGCAGCTCTAACTACTGTGGATTTTGTTGTCTATATATTATGTGCAAGATCATACAAACGTATCAAGATGGAAGGGAAATTTGGTGAAGAACACACCCAAATTAGTTATGATGTCTGA
- the LOC110792232 gene encoding pyruvate kinase isozyme G, chloroplastic, translating to MATMNLSAKMSMLKSDGIKSAVSDRRLSSARNVGEVFFNGGCTKQNVRITTSKRCVSKEIFSVRSVKTTETSTSLDSPNGSISPGPFELQSSDYLAKQSKSVSNAWRKTKIVCTIGPSTSSREMIWKLAEEGMNVARLNMSHGDHASHQKTIDLVREYNAQFDDKVISIMLDTKGPEVRSGDVPQPILLKEGQEFSFTIKRGVSTQDTVSVNYDDFVNDVEAGDTLLVDGGMISLVVTSKTKDTVKCEVIDGGELKSRRHLNVRGKSANLPSITDKDWEDIKFGVDNQVDFYAVSFVKDAKVVIELKNYLKSCNADIDVIVKIESADSIPNLHSIITASDGAMVARGDLGAELPIEDVPILQEEIIKRCHSMQKPVIVATNMLESMIDHPTPTRAEVSDIAIAVREGSDAVMLSGETAHGKYPLKAVKVMHSVALRMESSLKPTYDCPPVPSSVYKSHMGVMFAYHATTMANTLETPVIVFTKTGSMAVHLSHFRPSSTIFAFTNEQRVKQRLSIYHGVMPIYMDFSDDAEETFSRALKMLTSKALLKEGQHVTLVQSGTQPIWRQESSHHIQVRKVQG from the exons ATGGCGACCATGAATCTGTCGGCGAAAATGTCGATGTTGAAATCCGATGGTATTAAGTCCGCCGTCTCCGATCGCCGGTTATCGTCTGCGAGAAATGTCGGCGAGGTTTTCTTCAATGGAGGTTGTACTAAACAGAATGTTAGGATTACCACTAGTAAACGATGCGTTTCAAAGGAGATTTTCAGTGTTCGATCTGTTAAAACCACTGAAACTTCTACTAGTTTGGATTCTCCTAACGGCTCTATCTCCCCT GGTCCTTTTGAGCTGCAGTCAAGTGATTATCTTGCCAAACAATCGAAATCGGTTTCGAATGCTTGGAGAAAAACTAAAATAGTTTGTACAATTGGTCCTTCTACAAGCTCTCGTGAAATGATATGGAAACTAGCTGAAGAAGGAATGAACGTGGCGCGTTTGAATATGTCGCACGGTGACCATGCATCACACCAGAAAACTATTGATTTAGTTAGGGAATACAATGCTCAGTTTGATGACAAGGTTATCTCCATAATGTTGGATACTAAG GGTCCTGAGGTTAGAAGTGGAGATGTGCCTCAACCAATCTTACTAAAAGAGGGACAAGAATTCAGTTTTACTATCAAAAGAGGAGTAAGCACACAGGATACTGTCAGTGTCAATTATGATGATTTTGTAAATGATGTGGAGGCTGGAGATACGCTCCTTGTTGATG GTGGAATGATATCACTCGTTGTGACATCCAAGACAAAAGACACTGTAAAATGCGAGGTAATTGATGGTGGAGAGCTTAAATCTAGGCGACATTTGAATGTGCGTGGTAAAAGTGCAAATCTTCCATCGATAACAG ACAAAGACTGGGAGGACATCAAGTTTGGGGTTGACAACCAAGTTGATTTCTATGCTGTTTCATTTGTGAAAGATGCTAAAGTTGTTATTGAGTTGAAAAATTACCTTAAAA GTTGCAATGCTGATATTGATGTTATAGTGAAGATTGAAAGTGCAGATTCTATACCAAATCTCCATTCTATAATTACAGCATCAGATGGG GCAATGGTTGCTCGTGGGGATCTTGGAGCTGAGCTTCCTATTGAGGATGTGCCTATATTGCAG GAGGAAATCATTAAGAGGTGTCACAGCATGCAGAAACCAGTTATTGTCGCTACTAATATGCTTGAGAGCATGATTGATCATCCGACACCTACACGGGCAGAGGTTTCTGATATTGCAATTGCTGTTAGAGAAGGTTCTGATGCAGTTATGCTGTCTGGAGAAACTGCTCATGGAAA GTACCCATTGAAGGCTGTTAAAGTGATGCATTCTGTGGCACTTAGGATGGAGTCAAGTTTGAAGCCAACATATGATTGTCCTCCTGTTCCATCTAGTGTATATAAG AGCCATATGGGTGTGATGTTTGCTTACCATGCAACTACTATGGCCAATACTCTTGAGACTCCAGTCATTGTATTTACAAAAACAGGATCCATGGCTGTTCACTTAAGCCACTTTCGGCCATCTTCAACAATCTTCGCCTTCACTAATGA GCAAAGGGTAAAGCAAAGGCTGTCTATATATCATGGGGTGATGCCCATATATATGGATTTTTCAGATGATGCAGAGGAAACTTTCTCTCGGGCTCTAAAGATGTTGACG AGCAAGGCGCTATTGAAGGAAGGGCAGCATGTTACTCTGGTCCAAAGTGGAACACAACCAATCTGGCGTCAAGAATCCAGTCATCACATACAAGTCCGTAAAGTTCAAGGCTAG
- the LOC110790681 gene encoding uncharacterized protein, which translates to MKLSLKFREETRHQNPLLRAKVPVTVLGFPFLTGIVAGDSSDLSFSLRSNFSSGPSLSLSYHPTLSPPSHYPFSLSLKSGIGVFGSPQDSPITFSANFNPNSLTPTFSLLIKPQLGNFSLFKSVSSDTSGSIKLGGGPRNGELSFGSASDFEVRDDGSVDGSGGTGQGKSLVWRDLKRNSSLLSGILVAARTSMPLTNRAVVNFRWGVSFPSAECGGGVSEAKPQFPVLLMNKISLERVDGVKKDKEDERKKVEEAKAGDFELLKGMCSWMRREVVDLQRENREMKQALEGMRFKAQGREKEVVGKRMMPLPSTETSGEFERWRSKKAGGNGNANANGSGEEKSTSKMSEVENELQKAIKAASS; encoded by the coding sequence atgaagCTATCCTTGAAATTCCGAGAAGAAACCCGGCATCAAAATCCACTTTTACGAGCCAAAGTTCCCGTCACAGTCCTCGGCTTCCCCTTCCTCACCGGAATAGTCGCCGGCGATTCTTCCGACCTATCCTTCTCTCTCCGCTCAAACTTCTCCTCCGGCCCATCGCTATCTCTCTCGTATCATCCCACGCTCTCTCCTCCGTCCCATTACCCTTTCTCCCTCTCTCTCAAGTCCGGCATCGGCGTCTTTGGGTCACCTCAGGATTCCCCTATCACCTTCTCCGCCAATTTCAACCCTAATTCTCTAAcccccactttctctctcctcatcaaGCCCCAATTGGggaatttctctctcttcaaatcTGTTTCGTCTGATACGTCAGGTTCAATTAAGCTTGGCGGGGGCCCACGAAATGGCGAATTATCATTCGGGTCGGCGTCGGATTTTGAGGTTAGGGATGATGGTTCAGTTGATGGGTCGGGTGGAACGGGTCAGGGTAAGTCGTTGGTTTGGAGGGATTTGAAGAGGAATTCTTCGCTTTTATCTGGGATTTTAGTTGCAGCGAGGACTTCAATGCCGTTAACGAATAGGGCTGTGGTTAATTTCAGGTGGGGCGTGAGTTTCCCCTCTGCTGAGTGTGGTGGTGGCGTTTCGGAGGCGAAACCGCAGTTTCCAGTGTtgttgatgaataagatttcGTTGGAGAGGGTTGATGGGGTGAAGAAGGACAAGGAGGATGAGAGGAAGAAGGTTGAGGAAGCGAAAGCGGGTGATTTTGAGCTATTGAAGGGGATGTGTAGTTGGATGAGGAGAGAAGTGGTGGATTTGCAGAGGGAAAATAGGGAAATGAAGCAGGCATTGGAGGGTATGAGGTTTAAAGCTCAGGGGAGAGAGAAGGAAGTTGTGGGGAAGAGGATGATGCCATTGCCAAGTACTGAGACTTCTGGTGAGTTTGAGAGGTGGAGGAGCAAAAAAGCTGGTGGAAATGGAAATGCAAATGCAAATGGTAGTGGTGAAGAGAAATCTACAAGTAAAATGAGTGAAGTGGAAAATGAATTGCAAAAAGCGATCAAAGCTGCCTCGTCTTAA
- the LOC110790674 gene encoding putative disease resistance protein RGA3, translating to MSISSHLRGRDQTHSFVDAEEVIGRDDDKKAILDILLASDETENENEILHVIPIVGIGGQGKTTLAQLIYNDPQVGNYFELKLWVCVSEDFDTKMLTEKIIKSATNVETPNVEMDQLQGLLRKEVGDKRYLLVLDDVWNENREEWLKLRALLKMGRKGSKILVTTRSREVAKIMGTFPVCELQGLSEEKSWELFQKMAFEHGQTQQKPHLMEVGKEIVKKCANVPLAIRTVGSLLYGKDDGKWLAFKSRSLANLSDSENGVMEILKLSYQHLQSPLKNCFAYCSLFPKDYEFDKEMLINLWMAEGFITPIKHEGHSLEELAEEYFLILMQRCFFQEIKRDEWGDISSCKMHDLMHDLAQKVAGVNCKVAKFGEINSNKGIHHLSLAYRLTSMWKIPKWMLNLKRLRTFLLPEQVRDGSPFGKLICQEIISSFGCLRVLDLHNLGVRNFPSSIGKLIHLRYLNLSHTPIIELPDSITDLLNLQTLNLYNCTSLVTLPKNMRKLSNLRSLDVGQCQWIRHMPSGLGELTSLYKLPRFTVNHRNFPIFRNNPAKLSDLQNLDNLKGVLHIEIYGKLKNPLIEATKANLEEKHGLTKLHIELDVWSYEDVSGSNHDEAVLEGLKPYSNLRQLEIYWYGGQKLPSWAMMGNLCINLPNLVKIELLRCGRCQQVPCFSQLPFLKFLSLKCLESVEYMEMDSRVYGNPSFSEPLSTEIPFFPSLKELTVMSMDNLKGWWKEAIVKNDTQEEAHISMKQRLLSMSFPNLSKLMINECQKLISLPKCPNVEELTLVDANQRISASKMATASSSNSSLGSSGSKLSKLTISNVEDLISLPRECLHQLSSLEIRKGNLVNTDEIGKEVFQSITSSLRCLEFTHCHSLRFFAQGLEHLTAIEKLKLWDCEQLDLSLDEQLPWKNFNSLRSLGLHNMLKLLVLPSGLQHLVNLRSLELTCNYELREIPEWISCFSFLGYMRLYACPKLTSLPEGFRKLTALNQLLIMDCPGLTEKCRNPNGSEWPKIQHISLVTVMNDNHH from the coding sequence ATGAGTATTAGTAGCCATCTTAGGGGGAGAGATCAAACTCATTCATTTGTAGATGCTGAAGAAGTTATTGGTAGAGATGATGATAAGAAAGCCATCTTAGATATACTTCTTGCCTCGGATGAAACTGAGAATGAGAATGAGATACTGCATGTTATCCCGATTGTTGGGATTGGAGGACAGGGCAAGACAACCTTGGCTCAACTCATATATAATGATCCTCAGGTTGGGAATTACTTCGAGTTGAAGCTATGGGTGTGTGTATCTGAAGATTTTGATACGAAGATGCTTACAGAAAAAATCATCAAGTCAGCAACCAATGTAGAAACTCCGAATGTAGAGATGGACCAGTTACAAGGTTTGCTGCGAAAAGAAGTAGGCGACAAGAGATACTTGCTTGTTCTAGATGATGTTTGGAATGAAAACCGTGAGGAATGGCTGAAGCTGAGGGCTCTGTTAAAGATGGGCAGAAAGGGGAGTAAGATACTTGTAACTACTCGATCCAGAGAGGTAGCAAAAATAATGGGCACTTTTCCTGTGTGTGAGTTACAAGGCCTATCTGAAGAGAAGTCATGGGAATTGTTTCAAAAGATGGCATTTGAACACGGACAAACTCAACAGAAGCCACATCTTATGGAGGTTGGGAAAGAAATTGTTAAGAAATGTGCAAATGTTCCTTTAGCCATAAGAACTGTTGGCAGTCTTCTTTATGGCAAGGATGATGGCAAGTGGTTGGCGTTCAAGAGTAGAAGTCTAGCCAACCTGTCTGATAGCGAGAATGGCGTTATGGAAATTCTGAAGCTCAGCTACCAGCACCTACAGTCACCATTGAAGAATTGTTTCGCTTACTGCTCTTTATTTCCGAAGGACTATGAATTTGACAAGGAAATGCTGATAAATCTTTGGATGGCTGAGGGCTTTATCACTCCAATAAAGCATGAAGGCCATAGTTTAGAAGAACTTGCTGAggaatatttccttattttgatGCAAAGGTGCTTCTTTCAGGAAATAAAAAGGGATGAATGGGGAGACATTTCAAGCTGCAAAATGCATGACTTGATGCATGATCTAGCTCAAAAAGTGGCTGGAGTCAACTGCAAGGTTGCAAAGTTTGGGGAAATCAACTCAAATAAAGGAATCCATCACTTGTCTTTAGCTTATCGTTTGACTTCAATGTGGAAGATACCAAAATGGATGCTGAATTTGAAGCGTCTGCGGACATTTCTTTTGCCCGAGCAAGTAAGAGATGGATCACCCTTCGGCAAATTGATTTGTCAAGAGATAATATCAAGCTTTGGTTGTTTGAGAGTGTTGGATCTACACAACCTTGGAGTCAGAAATTTTCCGAGTTCAATAGGTAAGCTAATTCATTTAAGGTACCTGAACCTTTCTCATACACCTATTATAGAACTTCCTGATTCAATCACAGACCTCTTAAATTTGCAAACACTCAACCTATATAATTGTACGAGCCTTGTAACACTGCCTAAAAACATGAGAAAACTTAGCAATCTTAGGAGCCTTGATGTTGGTCAATGTCAATGGATACGTCATATGCCTTCAGGGTTAGGAGAATTAACTTCTCTCTATAAACTACCTCGATTTACGGTCAACCATAGAAATTTTCCAATATTCAGAAACAATCCTGCTAAGTTGAGTGACTTACAGAACCTTGATAACCTGAAAGGAGTTTTGCACATTGAAATATATGGAAAATTAAAAAATCCTTTAATAGAAGCAACAAAGGCAAACTTAGAGGAAAAACATGGGCTGACTAAGTTGCATATAGAATTGGATGTCTGGTCATATGAAGATGTTAGTGGTAGTAATCATGATGAAGCAGTGCTGGAAGGACTCAAACCATATTCTAATTTAAGACAGCTTGAGATTTATTGGTACGGAGGTCAAAAGCTCCCAAGTTGGGCAATGATGGGTAATTTGTGTATTAATCTTCCAAACCTAGTTAAGATTGAACTTCTGCGTTGCGGAAGATGTCAGCAAGTGCCTTGTTTTAGCCAACTACCTTTCTTGAAGTTCCTCAGTCTTAAGTGTCTGGAAAGTGTGGAATACATGGAGATGGATAGCAGAGTTTATGGCAACCCCTCATTTTCGGAACCGTTATCGACGGAAATACCATTCTTCCCATCTCTCAAAGAGCTAACGGTGATGAGTATGGATAATTTGAAGGGATGGTGGAAAGAAGCAATTGTTAAAAATGATACACAAGAAGAAGCACATATATCAATGAAACAACGTTTATTATCCATGTCATTTCCTAATCTATCAAAATTGATGATAAATGAATGTCAAAAGCTCATATCCCTGCCAAAATGTCCTAATGTGGAGGAATTAACCCTAGTAGACGCCAACCAGCGCATCTCAGCCTCAAAGATGGCAACAGCttcatcatcaaattcatcTTTGGGGTCTAGCGGTTCAAAGTTAAGTAAGCTCACAATCAGTAATGTGGAAGACCTCATATCTCTCCCAAGAGAATGTCTGCACCAACTGTCTTCACTTGAGATCCGGAAAGGAAATCTGGTGAACACAGACGAAATAGGAAAAGAAGTTTTCCAAAGTATCACTTCTTCTCTCCGTTGTTTGGAATTCACTCATTGCCATAGCTTGAGATTTTTCGCTCAAGGCCTGGAACATCTCACAGCAATAGAGAAGTTGAAACTTTGGGATTGTGAACAGCTTGATCTATCACTAGATGAACAGTTGCCATGGAAAAACTTCAATAGTCTTCGTTCATTAGGATTGCATAATATGCTTAAGCTATTGGTTCTTCCAAGTGGGCTTCAACACTTGGTAAACCTCCGGTCCCTAGAATTAACGTGCAATTATGAATTGAGGGAAATACCAGAATGGATAAGCTGTTTCTCTTTTCTTGGGTATATGAGATTGTATGCATGTCCAAAATTGACATCTCTGCCAGAAGGCTTCCGCAAGCTCACTGCCCTAAATCAACTCCTAATCATGGATTGTCCAGGATTGACAGAAAAATGCCGAAATCCAAATGGTAGTGAATGGCCCAAGATTCAGCATATCTCTCTCGTTACTGTTATGAACGACAATCACCATTGA
- the LOC130463697 gene encoding putative disease resistance protein RGA3: MGTVPVYELQGLSEEKSWDLFQMVAFEPGQAQKKPRFMVAGKEIVKKCANVPLAIRVVGSLLYGENESKWLSFMDRSLANLSDSENNGVIDILKLSYQHLQSPLKNCFAYCSLFPKDYEFDKETLISLWMAEGFIIPINHGDQNISSCKMHDLMHDLAIQVAGVNCKVAKFGESNSNTGIHHVSFAYRLTSSWKIPSWMLNLKCLRTFLLPEQLNDGPSINKSTCQEWISSLGCLRVLDLHNLQVKSVPSSIGKLIHLRYLNLSHTPIRELPDSITDLLNLQTLDLYNCSNLQTLPKNMRKLTNLRSLDVDECGWILHMPSGLGELTSLYNLPRFTVNHSPSSSKLSELKNLNNLKGALHIQIYGNLNVPLLEETEANLEGKHGLTKLHIQFDIYTVSDHDEAVLEELKPHPNIRALQIHIYKGQKLPNWAMMGNLCINLPNLVEIQLWYCEKCQQVPPFGQLPFLKRLNLSILESVEYMEMDSSVYDDTLSSAEIPFFPSLQELTLKYMDNLKGWWKEAIVNNDTQEPAHVSMKQQRLLANMSFSNLSKLEKGNINDSF; the protein is encoded by the exons ATGGGTACTGTTCCTGTCTATGAACTACAAGGCCTGTCAGAAGAAAAGTCTTGGGATTTATTTCAAATGGTAGCATTTGAACCTGGACAAGCTCAAAAAAAGCCACGTTTTATGGTGGCTGGTAAGGAAATTGTTAAGAAGTGCGCAAACGTTCCTTTGGCCATAAGAGTTGTAGGCAGCCTTCTTTATGGTGAGAACGAGAGCAAGTGGTTGTCGTTCATGGATAGAAGTCTAGCCAATCTGTCTGACAGCGAGAATAACGGCGTTATAGACATTCTGAAGCTTAGCTACCAGCACCTACAGTCACCTTTGAAGAATTGTTTCGCTTACTGCTCTTTATTTCCGAAAGACTACGAATTTGACAAGGAAACACTGATAAGTCTTTGGATGGCTGAGGGCTTTATCATTCCAATAAACCATGGAGACCAGA ACATTTCGAGCTGCAAAATGCACGATTTGATGCATGATCTTGCTATACAAGTGGCTGGAGTCAACTGCAAGGTTGCAAAGTTTGGAGAAAGCAACTCAAACACGGGAATTCATCATGTGTCTTTTGCTTATCGTTTGACTTCATCTTGGAAGATACCAAGTTGGATGCTGAATTTGAAATGTCTGCGGACATTTCTTTTGCCAGAGCAATTGAATGATGGACCGTCCATTAACAAATCAACTTGTCAAGAGTGGATATCAAGCTTAGGGTGCTTGAGAGTGTTGGATCTACATAACCTTCAAGTTAAAAGTGTCCCGAGTTCAATAGGTAAGCTAATTCACTTAAGGTACCTTAACCTTTCTCATACACCTATTAGAGAACTTCCTGATTCAATCACAGACCTCTTAAATTTGCAAACACTCGACCTATACAATTGTTCGAATCTTCAAACACTGCCTAAAAATATGAGAAAACTTACCAATCTTAGGAGCCTTGATGTTGATGAATGTGGATGGATACTGCATATGCCTTCAGGTTTAGGAGAATTGACTTCTCTCTATAACCTACCTCGATTTACAGTCAACCATTCTCCCAGTTCTTCTAAGTTGAGTGAATTAAAGAATCTTAATAACCTGAAAGGAGCATTGCACATTCAAATTTATGGAAATTTAAATGTACCATTGTTAGAAGAAACAGAGGCAAATTTAGAGGGAAAGCATGGCCTGACTAAGTTGCATATACAATTTGATATCTACACAGTTAGTGATCATGATGAAGCTGTGCTGGAAGAACTCAAACCGCATCCTAATATAAGAGCTCTGCAGATTCATATCTACAAAGGTCAAAAGCTCCCAAATTGGGCAATGATGGGTAATTTGTGTATTAATCTTCCAAATCTTGTTGAGATTCAACTTTGGTACTGTGAGAAATGTCAGCAAGTGCCCCCTTTTGGCCAACTACCTTTCTTGAAGCGTCTTAATCTTTCTATTTTAGAAAGTGTGGAATACATGGAGATGGATAGCAGTGTTTATGACGACACCTTGTCATCGGCGGAAATACCATTCTTCCCATCTCTTCAAGAGCTTACACTGAAATATATGGATAATTTGAAGGGATGGTGGAAAGAAGCAATTGTTAACAATGATACACAAGAACCAGCACATGTGTCAATGAAACAACAACGTTTATTAGCAAATATGTCATTTTCTAATCTATCAAAATTAgagaaaggaaatataaatgacagcttttaa